Proteins from a genomic interval of Neodiprion lecontei isolate iyNeoLeco1 chromosome 2, iyNeoLeco1.1, whole genome shotgun sequence:
- the LOC107219672 gene encoding ER degradation-enhancing alpha-mannosidase-like protein 3: protein MAHAASICGILLFGCAFISIVRASEDDPIEYMSKEEREALKEEARDMFYHGYNAYMDNAYPADELMPLSCKGRYRGSEPDRGDIDTTLGNFSLTLVDAMDTLVLLGDLEEFQNAVKLVIRDVSFETDVIVSLFETNIRVLGGLLSSHILAEYMQQRADIMPWYRGELLDLAKDLGYRFLPAFNTTTGIPYGRINLKNGMKGIPLEATRETCTACAGSMILEMAALSRLTGEPIFEEKAQRAMDSLWRMRHRGTDLMGSVLNVNSGDWVRRDSGVGAGIDSYYEYCLKAYILLGDEKYLGRFNKHYQAVMKYISQGPMLLDVHMHRPNTNSKNFMDALLAFWPGLQVLKGDIKPAVETHEMLYQVMQRHNFIPEAFTTDFQVHWGHHPLRPEFLESTYFLYRATGDHYYLGVGRKVLRSLQTYARVSCGYAAVSDVRTNKNDDTMDSFVLSETFKYLFLLFAEPSELVIDPDEFVFTTEGHLLPLTLASIGSNTSSGFEKDIIDVDEFDRTCPNSLHLFPASVRQPLRNMVEDVCPRRTLKRKISASQFQANNLEHLSLLSDMGITIITRADGRVQLLHTFANANTAQDAEEGLLFMQEMIELSKMQTQQAETKPQAVTFTLPTHPKQETTLLAGPAHFGRKLRGPNSKVTGKVIYAEPPTACTELQNADKLVGKIVIVDRGDCMFVEKARRIQKAGALAGVVLDNVVGSSAATFPMFAMSGDGNEVDYVVIPIVFLFNAEATRLLEAIVASRGQLVVTIGEYIIKDEVQLKAPNDLSMFERLKGSFKEFIVRQMAPQESGQFLLKQNSATGNTATPIGKHTEIIREEDQKIIVEFQHLKAEITHTLTEEEIRITVNLDKTLSTPQEHADSSDFEKKWRFLRKMFVNQIFANTKKDSSLYIKGSVMKGYYKWVQTERGLSNDVINNMNLSRKVLWFLKELGELGPELSVADKTNEVTNINKRRLELLKQHLLSKMDDMAFLKNVAMKLKSLKSTNPEMEQLFEQLESGKVEVENYALFGKLLREIFEGEDEDMSQHIVLLDHLHKAIQTNNPSEILIDQLRKEFGDSLELTNFSESEGDFLVGESRTDDNESKESKKTKSLQEYSKINVIDSRNLDDFEDFILIEIEKAAENPTESSSSSLKNLDYDKSEVKSDIINRGADWDTENDKEIVDKHRDEQFDKTEARYDERKRLLQDIRREISDSQNNNNKDNSNMRSLNNNEIKLNTKINLETQHIPDEQLRSNDPLEDFKKPLWASDEGKILKGFSEFQQKKEIRSTGYANPEKSNYEYRGKEEEEQEEEKGRNQERKNGKVVSEEHAGSQIKINADTREGKKHIDDEL, encoded by the exons ATGGCTCATGCTGCATCGATATGTGGGATCCTACTCTTTGGATGTGCTTTCATATCGATAGTAAGAGCTTCTGAGGATGACCCCATTGAGTACATGAGCAAGGAAGAACGAGAAGCGTTAAA GGAAGAAGCACGGGACATGTTTTATCATGGATACAATGCTTACATG gACAATGCATATCCGGCTGATGAGCTGATGCCATTGAGCTGTAAAGGGAGATATCGAGGATCAGAGCCAGATAGAGGTGATATTGATACTACGCTCGGCAA CTTCTCATTAACACTGGTGGATGCAATGGACACTCTTGTG CTATTGGGTGACTtggaagaatttcaaaatgccGTCAAGTTGGTAATCAGAGACGTATCTTTTGAGACAGACGTGATTGTCTCCCTTTTTGAAACCAACATAAGAGTACTTGG AGGACTGCTGAGCAGTCATATACTAGCTGAATACATGCAGCAACGAGCGGACATCATGCCTTGGTACAGAGGCGAGCTTTTGGACCTTGCTAAGGATTTGGGATACAGATTTTTGCCTGCGTTTAACACAACAACTGGTATTCCATATGGCAGG ATAAATCTGAAGAATGGGATGAAGGGTATACCTCTTGAAGCAACTAGAGAAACCTGTACTGCTTGTGCTGGAAGCATGATTTTAGAGATGGCTGCATTATCCAGACTAACTGGAGAGCCGATTTTTGAG GAAAAGGCGCAGCGGGCAATGGACAGTCTTTGGCGAATGCGCCATCGAGGTACAGACTTGATGGGTTCTGTATTGAACGTTAACTCTGGAGATTGGGTGCGTCGAGACTCTGGTGTTGGTGCTGGGATAGACTCATACTACGAATATTGTCTCAAAGCATATATTCTACTAG GTGACGAAAAGTACTTGGGGAGATTCAACAAGCATTACCAAGCTGTGATGAAATATATAAGTCAAGGGCCGATGTTGTTGGATGTCCACATGCATAGGCCTAATACgaactcgaaaaattttatggacGCACTGTTAGCTTTCTGGCCAGGTTTGCAG GTATTGAAAGGAGACATAAAACCAGCTGTTGAAACTCACGAAATGCTGTATCAAGTTATGCAGAGGCACAATTTCATTCCAGAAGCATTTACAACAGATTTccaa GTACATTGGGGTCATCACCCTCTGAGACCAGAGTTTTTAGAGTCTACGTATTTTTTGTACCGAGCAACTGGTGATCATTACTACTTGGGCGTGGGTCGTAAAGTGCTCAGAAGTCTGCAAACCTATGCTAGAGTTTCTTGCGGTTACGCAGCCGTTTCTGACGTCCGTactaataaaaatgatgataccATGGACAGCTTTGTACTATCTGaaacattcaaatatttgtttttactATTTGCTGAGCCTAGCGAATTAGTGATTGATCCAGACGAATTTGTTTTCACTACAGAAGGTCACTTATTACCATTGACCTTAGCTTCCATTGGTTCAAATACGTCTTCG GGTTTTGAAAAGGATATAATAGATGTAGATGAGTTTGACAGGACGTGTCCAAACAGTCTACATTTGTTCCCAGCCTCTGTACGCCAACCGTTACGAAATATGGTGGAAGATGTATGTCCAAGGCGAACATTAAAGCGGAAAATAAGTGCTTCGCAATTTCAA GCAAACAATTTGGAACACTTATCACTACTTAGTGACATGGGTATCACTATTATAACGCGGGCTGATGGGCGTGTTCAGCTTTTACACACATTTGCAAAC GCAAATACTGCACAAGATGCAGAGGAAGGGCTTCTATTTATGCAAGAAATGATCGAGCTAAGTAAGATGCAGACCCAGCAAGCGGAAACAAAGCCTCAAGCTGTTACGTTCACACTCCCAACACATCCTAAACAAGAAACGACATTGTTGGCTGGTCCTGCTCACTTTGGACGCAAGCTGCGAGGCCCAAACAGTAAAGTTACTGGCAAAGTCATATACGCAGAGCCACCAACAGCTTGTACAGAACTTCAAAACGCAGATAAGCtggttggaaaaattgttatagTGGATCGCGGTGACTGCATGTTTGTGGAAAAG GCCCGTCGGATCCAGAAAGCGGGCGCACTGGCAGGTGTGGTTTTGGACAATGTAGTTGGTTCGAGTGCGGCAACATTTCCAATGTTTGCTATGTCTGGCGATGGAAATGAGGTTGATTATGTGGTTATACCTATTGTCTTCCTTTTCAATGCAGAAGCTACACGATTGTTAGAGGCTATAGTTGCTAGTCGTGGGCAACTTGTGGTCACTATTG GAGAATATATAATCAAAGATGAAGTCCAGCTCAAAGCTCCCAACGACTTGTCTATGTTTGAGCGACTTAAAGGCTcgttcaaagaatttattgtcCGACAAATGGCTCCACAG GAATCGGGACAGtttttgttgaaacaaaattctgCAACGGGCAACACTGCTACTCCGATAGGGAAACACACTGAGATCATACGAGAGGAGGACCAGAAGATAATCGTAGAATTTCAGCATTTAAAAGCAGAGATAACACATACGTTAactgaagaagaaataagaaTAACAGTGAACCTTGATAAAACATTGTCAACACCTCAGGAGCATGCCGATTcctcagattttgaaaagaaatggAGATTCCTGCGTAAAATGTTTGTTAATCAAATATTTGCAAACACTAAAAAAGATTCCAGTTTGTATATTAAAGGCTCTGTAATGAAGGGCTATTACAAGTGGGTTCAGACCGAACGTGGACTCTCCAATGATGTCATAAACAACATGAACTTGTCACGCAAAGTCCTTTGGTTTCTGAAAGAGCTCGGTGAATTAGGGCCCGAGTTATCAGTTGCAGATAAAACGAATGAAGTAACTAACATAAATAAACGGCGATTAGAGTTACTGAAGCAGcatttattatcaaaaatgGATGATATGGCGTTCCTGAAGAATGTTGCAATGAAGCTCAAGAGTCTAAAATCAACAAACCCAGAAATGGAACAGTTATTCGAGCAGTTAGAATCGGGAAAAGTTGAAGTAGAAAATTACGCTCTCTTTGGTAAATTACTCAGAGAAATATTCGAAGGAGAAGACGAGGATATGAGTCAACACATAGTGCTTTTGGATCATCTTCACAAAGCTATACAAACCAACAATCCGTCCGAGATTTTGATCGATCAACTAAGAAAGGAATTTGGTGATTCGTTGGAATTGACTAACTTTTCAGAATCAGAAGGTGATTTTCTCGTTGGAGAGTCTCGAACAGATGATAATGAAAGTAAAGAATCCAAAAAAACCAAAAGTCTTCAGGAATATAGCAAGATTAACGTAATAGACTCACGGAATTTGGATGATTTTGAGGATTTCATTTTAATCGAGATTGAAAAAGCGGCAGAGAATCCAACTGAATCTAGTTCTTCATCGCTAAAAAATCTGGACTATGACAAGTCTGAAGTAAAATCTGACATAATTAATCGTGGCGCTGATTGGGACACTGAAAATGACAAAGAAATTGTCGACAAACATCGAGATGAACAATTCGATAAAACGGAAGCAAGATATGACGAGAGAAAGAGGCTTTTACAAGACATCCGAAGAGAGATTAGTGATtctcaaaataataataataaagataaCAGTAATATGCGTAGccttaataataatgaaattaaattgaatacaaaaataaatttagaaaCCCAGCACATACCCGATGAGCAACTTCGCTCGAATGACCCTTTGGAGGATTTCAAAAAACCTTTGTGGGCATCTGATGAaggtaaaatattgaaaggattttctgaatttcaacaaaaaaaagaaatacgatCGACGGGATATGCTAACCCAGAAAAGAGTAATTATGAGTATCGAggcaaagaagaagaagaacaagaagaagagaaaggaaGAAATCAAGAACGGAAAAACGGGAAAGTCGTAAGTGAAGAACATGCTGGCtcgcaaataaaaattaatgcCGATACCAGAGAAGGTAAAAAACATATCGACGACGAATTATAA
- the LOC107219661 gene encoding transcription initiation factor TFIID subunit 11 isoform X1: MDNIFGKDDSGNESELVDIEDKDSPSRPSGTRDSDGMDIDDVPLKVKGNEPDTSSQNSQSDTEESSPQQTSSGMLSSDHMDLKNDPESQDEHEDIFGNDIMLPHSVPTKIDGRRESREKSKKELEEEEREKMQVLVSNFTEDQLDRYEMYRRAAFPKAAIKRIMQTITGCSVSQNVVIAMSGIAKVFVGEIVEEALDVMETHEETGPLQPKHLREAVRRLRLQGQIPNGRAQKAFFRL; encoded by the exons ATGGATAATATTTTTGGTAAAGATGATTCTGGGAACGAAAGCGAGCTTGTCGATATTGAAGATAAGGACAGTCCGTCTAGACCCTCCGGAACCAGAGACAGCGATGGCATGGATATTGACGACGTTCCTTTGAAGGTGAAAGGa aatGAACCTGACACTTCAAGTCAGAATTCTCAATCAGACACAGAAGAGTCAAGTCCCCAACAAACTAGTAGCGGAATGCTATCAAGTGACCATATGGACTTGAAGAATGATCCAGAGAGTCAAGATGAGCATGAAGACATTTTTGGAAATGATATAATGCTCCCACATTCGGTACCGACAAAAATAGATGGAAGAAGAGAAAGTAGAGAAAAGAGTAAAAAGGAACTGGAGGAAGAAGAGCGGGAGAAAATGCA AGTTTTGGTATCAAATTTCACGGAAGATCAATTGGACAGATACGAGATGTACAGAAGAGCTGCATTTCCCAAAGCAGCAATCAAAAGA ATTATGCAGACAATTACGGGCTGCTCGGTATCTCAAAATGTCGTGATAGCCATGTCAGGTATAGCCAAGGTGTTTGTCGGCGAAATTGTTGAGGAAG CTTTGGATGTCATGGAAACTCACGAAGAAACGGGCCCATTGCAACCAAAACATTTGAGGGAAGCGGTACGCAGATTACGACTTCAGGGACAAATACCAAACGGTAGAGCACAAAAGGCATTTTTCAGACTTTGA
- the LOC107219661 gene encoding transcription initiation factor TFIID subunit 11 isoform X2, which yields MDNIFGKDDSGNESELVDIEDKDSPSRPSGTRDSDGMDIDDVPLKNEPDTSSQNSQSDTEESSPQQTSSGMLSSDHMDLKNDPESQDEHEDIFGNDIMLPHSVPTKIDGRRESREKSKKELEEEEREKMQVLVSNFTEDQLDRYEMYRRAAFPKAAIKRIMQTITGCSVSQNVVIAMSGIAKVFVGEIVEEALDVMETHEETGPLQPKHLREAVRRLRLQGQIPNGRAQKAFFRL from the exons ATGGATAATATTTTTGGTAAAGATGATTCTGGGAACGAAAGCGAGCTTGTCGATATTGAAGATAAGGACAGTCCGTCTAGACCCTCCGGAACCAGAGACAGCGATGGCATGGATATTGACGACGTTCCTTTGAAG aatGAACCTGACACTTCAAGTCAGAATTCTCAATCAGACACAGAAGAGTCAAGTCCCCAACAAACTAGTAGCGGAATGCTATCAAGTGACCATATGGACTTGAAGAATGATCCAGAGAGTCAAGATGAGCATGAAGACATTTTTGGAAATGATATAATGCTCCCACATTCGGTACCGACAAAAATAGATGGAAGAAGAGAAAGTAGAGAAAAGAGTAAAAAGGAACTGGAGGAAGAAGAGCGGGAGAAAATGCA AGTTTTGGTATCAAATTTCACGGAAGATCAATTGGACAGATACGAGATGTACAGAAGAGCTGCATTTCCCAAAGCAGCAATCAAAAGA ATTATGCAGACAATTACGGGCTGCTCGGTATCTCAAAATGTCGTGATAGCCATGTCAGGTATAGCCAAGGTGTTTGTCGGCGAAATTGTTGAGGAAG CTTTGGATGTCATGGAAACTCACGAAGAAACGGGCCCATTGCAACCAAAACATTTGAGGGAAGCGGTACGCAGATTACGACTTCAGGGACAAATACCAAACGGTAGAGCACAAAAGGCATTTTTCAGACTTTGA